Proteins from a single region of Fundulus heteroclitus isolate FHET01 unplaced genomic scaffold, MU-UCD_Fhet_4.1 scaffold_835, whole genome shotgun sequence:
- the LOC118562220 gene encoding serine-rich adhesin for platelets-like codes for MRQIRVKKNKLSRTISKDQLRLCKVLARRRIPELLDELSEDPNPEARRRYFGYLSVYLASLYGHRTGVLKNMTVSEVDEAQKEATVGQAGFVINVKEHKTNRAFGPAQLYLTVEEFSWVEQWMIIRQKLNPPTDLLLFTENFTKIEKLIVPMQAAWRDMGFPGRPTFTDFRTSIATYARNTLSPSDRINISKTMCHDTRTADKFYALHRTASELARIRQNFEAAVKPPRTTVHDTAEPSLLSMSESSGDGVEEEADCAPPTPPAGPSPGAVPSSPTSSQATGSTSPDHASESDVDYTVDSESDQTSESESDQTSESESDQTSESESDQTSESESDQTSESESDQTSESVSDQTSESVSDQTSESVSDQTSESVSDQTSESVSDQTSEYTSESDPSYEPRRGTQQPRRKRPLFTYTLRKRQPGRSQSVRVLRSRKTVKKIIKK; via the exons ATGCGTCAGATAcgtgtaaagaaaaataagttgagCAGAACCATCTCCAAGGACCAACTTCGCCTCTGCAAAGTCCTGGCCAGGAGACGCATCCCTGAACTTCTTG atgaaCTGTCTGAGGACCCCAACCCGGAGGCGCGAAGGAGATATTTTGGGTACCTCAGTGTTTACTTAGCAAGCCTATATGGACACCGCACCGGTGTTCTAAAGAATATGACGGTCTCCGAGGTTGATGAAGCCCAGAAGGAAGCCACAGTCGGGCAAGCGGGCTTTGTGATCAAT GTGAAGGAACACAAAACCAACCGTGCGTTTGGCCCCGCACAGCTCTACTTAACTGTAGAGGAATTCTCATGGGTGGAGCAGTGGATGATCAtcagacagaaactaaaccCACCCACAGACCTTCTTCTCTTCACCGAAAACTTCACAAAAATCGAGAAACTCATCGTGCCGATGCAAGCCGCCTGGCGTGACATGGGTTTTCCTGGGCGTCCCACATTCACAGACTTCCGAACATCAATAGCCACATAC GCAAGGAATACTTTGTCTCCAAGTGACCGGATCAACATTTCAAAGACCATGTGTCATGACACGCGGACAGCAGACAAATTCTACGCGCTCCACCGCACCGCGTCAGAGCTGGCTCGGATCCGTCAGAATTTCGAGGCAGCCGTCAAGCCACCACGTACGACGGTACATGACACTGCCGAACCTTCCCTCCTCTCCATGTCAGAATCATCAGGTGATGGTGTTGAGGAGGAAGCGGACTGCGCGCCTCCCACCCCGCCTGCCGGTCCTTCGCCCGGTGCTGTGCCGTCCTCACCAACATCCAGTCAGGCCACTGGATCAACAAGCCCTGATCACGCTTCTGAGAGCGACGTTGACTACACTGTTGACAGCGAGTCTGACCAAACCTCCGAGAGCGAGTCTGACCAAACCTCCGAGAGCGAGTCTGACCAAACCTCCGAGAGCGAGTCTGACCAAACCTCCGAGAGCGAGTCTGACCAAACCTCCGAGAGCGAGTCTGACCAAACCTCCGAGAGCGTGTCTGACCAAACCTCCGAGAGCGTGTCTGACCAAACCTCCGAGAGCGTGTCTGACCAAACCTCCGAGAGCGTGTCTGACCAAACCTCCGAGAGCGTGTCTGACCAAACTTCTGAATACACTTCGGAGAGCGACCCTTCATATGAACCACGTAGAGGGACCCAACAACCCAGAAGAAAGAGACCATTGTTTACCTACACGTTGAGAAAAAGACAACCAGGGCGCAGCCAAAGTGTACGTGTGCTGAGATccagaaaaacagtaaaaaaaataataaaaaaataa
- the LOC118562219 gene encoding uncharacterized protein LOC118562219 yields the protein MAPPKHSVCCPLCRSEFTYIGRHLRNSHGIKNSKEREILIKYSSGRVNIRKMPCPVEGCSYASTRLDRHIAQAHPEMEGERKAQVITDLKYQVTVHMLRALSATNPSPPMVSRLHMDPIAREEANRYHPTSEPLDDEPSPSSCNSCKQLEAKNLQLISDLGQLRKKLLYQHRWAERAKKTIKRLEEDRQKASTAPVPSVDVDALVRSESFSPDEQQHINRPKSKGESRSTLCLAKAYPKFPPSILEYIAEYWQHLKGSRGLRKRIENQRSKVGRIMAFLSFITKGQPILQNWTFLHNMSRIYQWPEHLQNGGKAENTVKTYLVNLSQFQGFQKEKCLP from the exons ATGGCGCCCCCAAAGCATAGTGTTTGTTGCCCACTCTGCCGTTCTGAATTTACCTATATAGGCAGGCACCTAAGAAATAGTCATGGCATTAAAAATTCAAAAGAGCGAGAAATATTGATCAAGTACAGTAGTGGGAGGGTCAATATTAGAAAAATGCCCTGTCCAGTGGAGGGCTGCAGTTATGCTAGCACAAGGCTGGACAGGCATATTGCTCAAGCTCACCCGGAGATGGAGGGGGAGAGGAAAGCCCAGGTGATAACCGATTTGAAGTACCAGGTAACGGTGCACATGCTGCGAGCGTTGAGCGCCACAAATCCGAGCCCTCCGATGGTCTCACGTTTACACATGGACCCAATAGCAAGAGAGGAAGCAAATCGGTATCATCCAACATCAGAACCCCTTGATGACGAACCATCGCCTTCATCCTGCAACTCGTGCAAACAGCTTGAGGCAAAGAACCTGCAGCTTATATCCGACTTGGGGCAACTAAGAAAGAAATTGCTGTACCAGCACAGATGGGctgaaagggcaaaaaaaacaatcaaacgaCTGGAAGAG gaCCGCCAAAAGGCATCCACAGCCCCGGTTCCAAGTGTGGACGTTGATGCTCTGGTGAGGAGTGAATCTTTCTCTCCTGATGAACAGCAGCACATCAACAGACCTAAGTCAAAGGGGGAAAGCCGGAGCACCCTCTGTTTGGCGAAAGCGTACCCCAAATTCCCACCAAGCATCT tggaatACATCGCGGAATATTGGCAGCATCTCAAAGGCTCCCGTGGTCTGAGGAAAAGGATCGAAAATCAAAGATCCAAAGTGGGTAGAATCATGGCTTTCCTTTCGTTTATAACCAAGGGACAGCCAATCCTCCAGAATTGGACTTTCCTTCACAATATGTCCAGGATATACCA GTGGCCAGAGCATCTGCAGAATGGTGGAAAAGCGGAGAACACAGTGAAGACCTACCTGGTGAATTTGTCCCAGTTCCAGG GGTTCCAAAAAGAGAAGTGTTTGCCGTGA